The nucleotide sequence CAAGACGGCGACGCAGGGGTGGCGACGGTTGAAGCTTCCTCTGCCACCGCTACTGACACCGCCACCGTTATTGAACAGGACGGATTAAATCCTCGGTTTAACTTTTCTGCCTTTGTGGTTGGTAAATCCAATGAACTGGCTTGCGCCGCTTGCCAATCAATTGCTGAACGCCCGGGCGGTTCTTATAATCCCTTATTCTTATACGGCGGCGTGGGGCTTGGTAAAACTCACTTAATGCAAGCTATCGGCAACGCTTTAAAAACGCAAAGTCCCAAGCGAAAAATCTTATACGTCACTTGCGAAAAATTTACCAATGATTTTATTCAATCAGTTAAAACTAACCCCAACAAATTTAAAGACTTATACCGCTCTGTGGATGTGCTTTTAATTGATGACATCCAATTCTTAGCCGGCAAAGACGGCACCCAAGAAGCCTTCTTTTACACTTTTAATGAACTCCACCAAAACAACAAACAAATTGTAATGTCGTCAGACCGCCCCCCCAAAGCCATACCCGGACTAGAAAATAGGCTAGTTTCACGCTTTGAGATGGGCATGATGGCTGATGTCAACATCCCCGACCTTGAAACTCGTATCGCGATTTTAGAAACCAAATGCCAAGAAAGAAATTTTAATTTGTCTAACGAGGTAATCAACTTTTTAGCCTCTAACATTCAAAATAATATTCGCGAACTAGAAGGTGCGTTAAACAAACTAATGGCCCACCAACAGCTATATAAGAAAAAAATAGATAAAGAAAGCGCAAAAACTATTTTAGCTAGCCTTACCGCCGCTCCAGCCAAAAAAACTGTCACGCCCAAGCAAATTATTAATACGGTATCTGATTTTTACGACATTGAAATAGATGATTTATTGGGTGATTGCCGCAAAAAAAACTTAGCCGTCCCACGCCAAATTGTCATGTTTTTAATGCGCGAAGAAATTAACACCTCCTACCCGTCGATCGGACAATTTGTTGGCAATCGTGACCACACCACCGCCATGCACGCTTATTCCAAAATATCCAAAGCGGTTAATGAGGATGAAAAAATAAAACAAGACATCACTTTTATCCGCGAACGTCTTTATAGTTAAAAAACTTTTGGATATAATGTGGATGGCTTAGGTATAAACCTTTAACAAACTACACACACATTATTAAAAACAAAAAAAGTACTCAACAGCTCATCAACACCAAAATAAAACTCTTAAAAATAACCACATTCCACCCGCACTTCTCACACACATGTTTACGCAGTTTGTCCGGAATTAAAAAAGTGGTTTTTTAAAATTATCCGAAGTATATTTAACAATTTTTAAACTTATCCATATTTCCACAAGTTATATTATTAATATTATTAAATAAATAAACGATAAAATGAAATTAATATGTACCCAAGAAAATTTGCTCTACGGATTATCCATAGCTGGGCATATCGCCGCCAAAAGCGCTAACCTGCCAATCCTAAATAACGTCTTAATCAAAAGCACTGATAACGGTATTATACTAATGGCTACAAATTTAGAGATTGCGGTGAGTTGCCAGGTGCGCGGTAAGGTAGAGTCTAAGGGCGAAACTACCACCCAGTCACGCCTATTAACCGACTACATTAGTTTTTTACCCAAGGAAAATATTACCCTGGAGGTGGTTGGGGGGGATACCTTATCGGTCCAATGTAAAAAAAATAAAACTAAAATCAAAGGCTTATCAGCAACAGATTTTCCAGTTATCCCTGACGTGGTAAAGGAAAACCCGATAATTGTAGGTATTGATGATCTTCGTCAAGCTTTGTCAGAAGTGGCGTTTGCTATTACCGTGAATGAAACCAGGCCAGAAATTTCAGGCGTTTTTATGCAGTTTAGTAAAGAAAACATAACCTTAGCCGCGACTGATAGTTATCGGCTCGCAGAACGCGTTTTAGAAGTTAAAAAAGGGGGTAGTAATAAATCGGTGATTGTGCCGGTACGCACCATACTAGAGTTACTTCGCATTTTAGGTAGTGTTAAAAGCGATATCGCAATTGAAGAGGTGGAAGAAGTGAAAATATATCTTAACGACAACCAGATTTTATTTAATGTTGGCGAAATTGATATCACCTCACGGTTAATTGAAGGGCAGTATCCTGACTATAAACAAATTATCCCAGACAAGGGTAAAACCAAGACAACTGTAAGCCGGGTGGATCTAATTAAAGCGGTTAAGGCCGCGAGTTTATTTACCCGCTCTGGTATTTTTGATATCTCTTTAGATTTTTCAGCCAAAGACAACAAAATCACTATCACCTCGTCTAATAACCAGTTGGGCGAAAACACTACCGATATTAACACAGAAGTAAGCGGAGAGGGTAATTCCACCGTGTTAAATTATCGCTATCTATTAGACGTGCTGCAGGTAATTGACACTTCTGAGGTTGTGGTGGAGGTAATAGATGGGTCAAGCCCAGTCATAGTAAGGCCAAGCAGCGACGAGCAATACATTTATATCATCATGCCGATTAAGCAATAATTGATAAAAAGCAGCCTATCGGTCATCTCGAGCGTAGCCGAGAGATCTCTCAAGAGTAATTAAAGTGGTGGTTGGGGGCGTTAATTGAACCCCCTAAATCCCCCTTAACAGGGGGCTTTACTTTTTTGGGTTGTTTTTGTTTAAGTTGACAGCGGGGAGTTTTTATTTTATGATGCGGGGTCTGCTACCTGAGAGGAGGTACGTTATGGATTAGGTGCAGTTTTGGGGTGGTAGCTTTTACCTCTAGTCTGTACGACTTTGGTGGGGTCACAAGTATTACACAGTGGCTGGAGCTGGGAGTGTCAGTAGGATTTTTGACTGGCACCTACCTACTCGCGCACCAAAACCCAAGAGGCTTCTTCGGGTTTATGGTCATGAACAGTTCTAACGCTGTTCTAATGACCATTCAAGACAAACCCCTGCTGGCAATTCAACAAATCGCGTCGTTGCTGTTCGTGGTTGACGCGTGCTCTCAGTATCGGCTTAGGAGGGCCGAGACCGAGGACAACGGCTCTTAGACAGTCATTCGTTCAGAGCCACCACAAAGGCAATCTGCATTGTCATCCCGGCCTGTGGGCCGGAATCCAGAATTTAAAACTAGATCCCCGCCTTCGCGGGGATGACGTATCCGCAGGTTGTTTTTGTTTTAGGTTAAATTTTTATACCCCAGGCTTGAAGTCGAGTGACCAAAAGATTAATATCATTTTTCTCATGGTCATGCCAAAAAGTCTTAAAGCCCATTTGCCTTGGAATAGTGAGATTTTTTTCGTGGTTATCTATAAACACGCTATCTTTTGCTTTAACGCCTGCTAGCTCAAGAGCTTTTTCAAATAAGTCCTGGTCTGTCTTAAGCGCACCTTGCTCGGCCGACAAGCAAATAACTTTAAATAGTCTTGATAAGCCCCATTTTGTTTTGAGTAAATTGAAGCGCGCCAAGTTGTTGTCAGTAATAATTCCAAGCCGGTAGGTTTGGCCTAGCCTTTTACACAAGCCAAGCATTTTTTCGTTTTTAGGCGCGTTGGCCAAGGCTTGAGGTAAAATATTAATATCAATATTTTCGCCCACACAGTCGCAAAAGTCTGGCCACATTTCTTGATGGCTAATTTCACCGCGACTCAAATTTGGCGTATGCTTTAAATAGCAATCAATAATGGATTGAAGTTTTGTTTTGGGGATTGTCTTTTGAATATTTTTACATGTTGTGTACCAGCCGTTTTTATCCGTGGTCAAAACACCATCAAAGTCAAAAAAGATGGTTGATATCATAAGTATTATTCAGGTTTAGAAATTGTAATATTAACCCGGCGGCTTTCAAACCGGCGGCCTTGTTCGTCTAAAGCCACGGCATACACTTCATACCCCCCTGGCGGAGGTATCTCTTGCCAAATAGTTTTAACCGGGCTTGAGGAAACTTGTTTAGTGGTGTTAATAAACGACGGTGCGCCGCCCGTTTTAGTAAAAAAGAAGGTAACCTCTTTAATGCCGCCCAGGCTAGATAAGGTCGCGGCAATATTTAGCGGGAAGTCTGATTCGGTTGCGGCCGTGCCGGAAGCCGGCTCAGTTAAATTAATTGTGACAGGCAGGCTTGGCAAAAGTAAATTCAAGCTAATTTGGTCGCTAGCCGTATTGTCTACATCGTCAAAGACTTTAGCGGTTAAGGTGTAAAACCCGCTAGTTATCGCCGGGGCGCCAAGATAAGTGTCAAGTTCGTATGGGTGTAAACGTGAAGTGCCAACTAAATGATCTTCCAAATAATATTCCACGCGGCTGACTCCTCGCGGCGCGCTGGCGTTAACTCGCACATTTATGTCTCGGCTCGAGATTTTACTGTTGTTAGTTGGGCTTTCAATAATAATTGAGGGAATGTATTCTGGCAGATGAACATCATCATATTCGGTTGGTTGGGTTTCATTAGTTAAGCCTTGCTCGTCTAGCCAGCGTTGGATCGCCCCTTCCCAGTTTGCGAATTGCGGGTCATTGGTGTTTGGCGGTGTATCGCCTTGGGGGTCGTCTTTATTGATGTAAAATAAAATACTGTGAGCTTGGGTGAATTTTTTTTCAATGACTAAGTGTTCAGGCGTGTATTGGGTGGCAAGCTTGCCTGAAAATCTATCAATTTTAACCGGAATTCCAGGGCCAGATGATGATTCTCCGTCCAAAACAGCTTTGCCAGTCACAACCGGATTAGGCTCTTTAAAGTATTCAACGGGCGTGTCGCCCAACACTAATTGCATGTAGTTTCGCCAAATTGGCGCTGATACCGCTCCGCCTGCCGCACCAAGGTTCATCGCGTCATTATTGTTGTTACCAGCCCAAACCGCGGCGGCAATTGATGGTGTGTAGCCCAAAGTCCAGGCATCGCGATAGTCATTAGTGGTACCGGTTTTGGCGGCCACAGGCCGACTACCTAAAGTAAGATAATTGTTTTCACCAAAAGCGTAAGCCCTGGCGTTGTTGTCCGACAAGATGTTATTTATTTGGCGGGCAGTTTGTTCTTCTAAAACACGTTGGTTTTTATCTTCCCATTCTTCAAGCACATTACCATCCTTGTCTTCAACTTTTAAAATAGCGCTGACCTCGTGTTGAATGCCTTCGCGAGCAAAGGCGGCATAGGCATTTAAATGTTCTATCATGCGCACCTCTCCTCCACCAAGTACCAACGACAAGCCAAAGCGAGATCGGTTATCAAGCGAGCTGTAACCTAAATCTTCGGCTAAATCCAGCACATTATTAATTCCGGTTAAATAAATTGCTTTAACGGCCGGGATATTTAGTGAGCCAGCCAGGGCTTTTCTGATAGTGACAGGCCCATGCTCTTTTAAGTCGTAATTTTTAGGTTTATATGTGCCTTCAATGTCAGTTGAAAATGGCGTAACAACGTCATACAAAATAGTGCCGGGGGTATAGCCCTTTTTAAATGCGGCGGCGTAAACTATTGGTTTAAAAGAAGAGCCTGGTTGGCGTAAGCGGGTGGTAATGTTAACTTGGCCATCAATTTCTTCGTCAAAAAAATCTACCGAGCCTACCATGGCTTCAATTTGACCGGTTTTTGGATCAAGCGACAACAGCGCAGCATTTGATCCGCCTAAGTTGCGTATTTTTTCAATTCCCTCCTCAATCGCTTTTTCGGCTTTTTCTTGCTTGGATAAATCAAGGGTGGTAATTACTTTAAGCCCCCCCTGCTCAACTAGTCGTTCACCATACTTAGCGGTTAATAATTCGCGGACATACATTACAAAATGCGGTGCGGTAATATTCCCTTCCTCACGTTTGCGAAAGCTAAGCTCTTGTTCTTTAGCTGCTTCGGCCTCTTGCTTGGCAATATAGCCTTCGTCGACCATGGCATCTAAAACATAATGTTGGCGCCTAATTAGCTCATCGTAATGGCTGCCATAAGGTGAATAATAAGTTGGCGACTGAGGCAGGGCGGCTAAAATTGCCGCTTCGGCCAAGGTTAAGTCTTTAGCTTGTTTGTTAAAGTAGGTTTCAGACGCCGCCTGGATACCGTAGGCAACCGAGCCGTAAGGTATTTCGTTAAAGTACAACCTTAAAATTTCATCCTTGGTAAATTTTCGCTCCAATTGGATGGCTAATATTAACTCTTTAATTTTCCGGGAGTACTTTTTTTCCGGGCTTAATATCGCGTTTTTAATTAACTGTTGGGTTAACGTTGATCCGCCGGCGCGTTCATTGCGTAAAATGTTAGTAATCATAGTTCTAACTATGCCGCGGACGCTAAAGCCAGAGTGAGTATAAAAATCTCTGTCTTCTGCGGCAATAGTCGCTTCAATGGCGTAGTCTGGAATATCGCTTAGTTCAATTTGGGTGCGTTGTTGGTTTTTGAAAATATCAAACAAAACGGTTTCGCCGGTTTTGTCGTAGATTTTAGTAGATAACGGAACTTCACGGTCAATAATTCCACCGGGCGGAGGCAAATCCTTGCCGTACCAAATAAATGCGCCGATTAACAGGATAACTCCTCCGGCAAAAAGTATTGCTGCGCCTTTGATGGCCAACACCAACCATTCCGTGGGAATTTTAGGCGGTTTTTTGAAGGGCTTATGGCCGGTGATTTTTGGCAGCTTGCGGCTAGTTCGGGAGCGCA is from Candidatus Buchananbacteria bacterium CG10_big_fil_rev_8_21_14_0_10_42_9 and encodes:
- the dnaA gene encoding chromosomal replication initiator protein DnaA: MTMNKKQLWQATLGELELVLSKANFITWFKNTFITAYDGGRLTVAVPNTFTKAWLEKKYHMVIIRALQKITNNEVREVVYKVETQKPEFSENTMPRQDGDAGVATVEASSATATDTATVIEQDGLNPRFNFSAFVVGKSNELACAACQSIAERPGGSYNPLFLYGGVGLGKTHLMQAIGNALKTQSPKRKILYVTCEKFTNDFIQSVKTNPNKFKDLYRSVDVLLIDDIQFLAGKDGTQEAFFYTFNELHQNNKQIVMSSDRPPKAIPGLENRLVSRFEMGMMADVNIPDLETRIAILETKCQERNFNLSNEVINFLASNIQNNIRELEGALNKLMAHQQLYKKKIDKESAKTILASLTAAPAKKTVTPKQIINTVSDFYDIEIDDLLGDCRKKNLAVPRQIVMFLMREEINTSYPSIGQFVGNRDHTTAMHAYSKISKAVNEDEKIKQDITFIRERLYS
- the dnaN gene encoding DNA polymerase III subunit beta, whose product is MKLICTQENLLYGLSIAGHIAAKSANLPILNNVLIKSTDNGIILMATNLEIAVSCQVRGKVESKGETTTQSRLLTDYISFLPKENITLEVVGGDTLSVQCKKNKTKIKGLSATDFPVIPDVVKENPIIVGIDDLRQALSEVAFAITVNETRPEISGVFMQFSKENITLAATDSYRLAERVLEVKKGGSNKSVIVPVRTILELLRILGSVKSDIAIEEVEEVKIYLNDNQILFNVGEIDITSRLIEGQYPDYKQIIPDKGKTKTTVSRVDLIKAVKAASLFTRSGIFDISLDFSAKDNKITITSSNNQLGENTTDINTEVSGEGNSTVLNYRYLLDVLQVIDTSEVVVEVIDGSSPVIVRPSSDEQYIYIIMPIKQ